In the Malassezia vespertilionis chromosome 1, complete sequence genome, one interval contains:
- the BNA5_1 gene encoding kynureninase (EggNog:ENOG503NUB7; COG:E): MHTFSRTAFLDELDGLIPDPNAPHKYKNESLADALTKSDLLGGLRDQYELPRKRDITGNQAIPEDELALYFTGNSLGPLAKLSRHYVAEELDVWSRTGVNGHFSHASGRPWAAQDECVARYAAEMVGAKRSEVAVMATLTQNLHTMLSTFYRPNVPDGIPSPLGHAGTEKRRKIVYEYKAFPSDKYALDSVCLLNGLDPAQVLVPLRPRDGEASLRTEDILAVIDALGRSGEGAMIMLGGVQYFTGQLFEIATIAKAAHAANMLVGLDLAHAFMNVPLQLHDWGIDWAAWCSYKYASAGPGGIAGLFVHERWGKHPIPRPSGWWGHNRATRFTMPETFDPMSGAAGWQVSNPSAIDIAILLGSFETVIEGVKATSSDNALALSGIGSDSDTEEREKLEKLGCGRIMPILRLKSMRLTAYLELLLGPEGFNLESMGVKLCLITPEDPEQRGSQLCIQFLDNASQAEPHKTGSTDQVARFMGKDTLLAKVMELIEKERGVLVDIRYPDVLRMAPLAQFSTYMDVYHACEALAWALGQLQSV; encoded by the coding sequence ATGCACACATTCTCTCGGACGGCGttcctcgacgagcttgaCGGCTTGATCCCTGACCCCAATGCACCGCACAAGTACAAGAATGAATCACTTGCCGACGCACTAACAAAGAGCGATCTTTTGGGCGGACTGCGCGATCAGTACGAACTCCCTCGCAAACGCGATATTACAGGCAATCAAGCAATCCCGGAGGATGAGCTGGCTTTGTATTTCACGGGCAACTCGCTTGGCCCTTTGGCAAAGCTGTCGCGGCACTACGTTGCAGAGGAGCTGGACGTCTGGAGCCGTACCGGTGTGAATGGACACTTTTCCCATGCGTCTGGCCGCCCTTGGGCCGCCCAGGACGAGTGTGTTGCGCGATACGCGGCTGAGATGGTCGGTGCCAAGCGGTCCGAAGTCGCAGTAATGGCGACACTTACCCAAAATCTGCACACGATGCTGAGCACCTTTTACCGCCCCAATGTGCCCGACGGCATTCCATCCCCGCTAGGGCACGCCGGAAcggaaaagcggcgcaagatTGTGTATGAATACAAGGCGTTTCCTTCTGACAAGTACGCACTCGACTCGGTATGCTTGCTGAATGGACTGGACCCAGCGCAAGTGCTCGTGCCGCTCAGGCCTAGGGACGGCGAGGCAAGCCTGCGCACGGAGGATATCCTTGCCGTGATCGACGCGTTGGGCAGGTCGGGAGAGGGCGCAATGATTATGCTTGGAGGCGTACAATACTTTACAGGCCAGCTATTTGAGATTGCCACGATCGCCaaggcggcgcacgcggcaaATATGCTTGTCGGGCTGGACCTTGCGCATGCGTTCATGAacgtgccgctgcagctgcacgaTTGGGGCATTGATTGGGCGGCTTGGTGCTCGTACAAGTATGCCTCGGCAGGCCCAGGTGGAATTGCCGGTCTGTTTGTGCACGAGCGCTGGGGAAAGCATCCAATCCCTCGCCCGAGCGGCTGGTGGGGACACAACCGCGCGACACGGTTTACCATGCCGGAAACGTTTGATCCCATGTCGGGTGCCGCTGGTTGGCAGGTGTCGAACCCGTCGGCGATAGATATTGCCATCCTTCTCGGCTCTTTCGAAACGGTGATTGAGGGTGTGAAGGCGACGAGCAGTGACAACGCGCTAGCTCTGAGCGGCATCGGGTCCGATAGCGATAccgaagagcgcgagaagcTAGAAAAGCTTGGATGTGGGCGTATCATGCCTATATTGCGCCTCAAATCAATGCGACTGACCGCCTACTTAGAACTCCTCCTTGGGCCCGAGGGTTTCAATCTCGAGAGTATGGGTGTCAAGCTTTGTCTCATTACGCCGGAAGACCCAGAGCAGCGCGGATCGCAATTATGTATCCAGTTTTTGGACAACGCTTCACAGGCCGAGCCGCACAAGACGGGCTCCACCGACCAAGTGGCACGGTTTATGGGAAAAGATACGTTACTTGCCAAGGTTATGGAGTTGATCGAaaaggagcgcggcgttttAGTTGATATACGGTACCCGGATGTGCTCCGTATGGCGCCACTCGCGCAGTTCTCTACATACATGGACGTCTATCACGCCTGCGAGGCACTCGCATGGGCGCTGGGCCAGCTTCAGAGCGTCTGA
- the RPS6 gene encoding 40S ribosomal protein S6 (COG:J; EggNog:ENOG503NUD1), translated as MKLNVANPATGAQKSFEFLDERNVRCFFDKRMAQDVEVDSLGDEWKGYVLRIGGGNDKQGFPMKQGVLLPYRVRLLLGANTSCYRPRRAGQRRRKSVRGCIVGPDIQALHCSIVKQGEQEIPGLTNPESAVPKRLGPKRANHIRKFFNLTKEDDVRKYVIRRTIEPKKEGAKPYTKAPRIQRLITPQRLQRKRDEKRVKHLRYAKRTAEKAAYDELITKRLGERKTQTAATTA; from the coding sequence ATGAAGCTTAACGTTGCCAACCCTGCTACGGGCGCGCAGAAGTCTTTTGAGTTCTTGGATGAGCGCaacgtgcgctgcttcttTGACAAGCGCATGGCTCAGGATGTCGAGGTTGACAGCCTCGGTGACGAGTGGAAGGGCTATGTTCTCCGCATTGGCGGTGGTAACGACAAGCAGGGATTCCCTATGAAGCAGGGTGTCCTTCTTCCTTACCGTGTGCGTCTCCTCCTCGGTGCCAACACTTCTTGCTACCGTCCCCGCCGCGCCGGTCAACGCCGCCGGAAGTCGGTTCGCGGCTGCATTGTCGGCCCTGATATCCAGGCTTTGCACTGCTCCATTGTCAAGCAGGGCGAGCAGGAGATTCCTGGCTTGACTAACCCCGAAAGCGCTGTCCCCAAGCGTCTCGGTCCCAAGCGTGCTAACCACATTCGCAAGTTCTTCAACCTGACGAAGGAGGacgacgtgcgcaagtACGTTATTCGCCGTACGATTGAGCCCAAGAAGGAGGGCGCGAAGCCGTACACCAAGGCACCCAGGATCCAGCGCCTTATTACCCCCCAGCGCCTCCAACGCAAGCGTGACGAGAAGCGTGTGAAGCACCTGAGGTACGCCAAGAGGACTGCCGAGAAGGCCGCCTACGACGAGCTCATTACGAAGCGCCTCGGCGAGAGGAAGACGCAGACTGCGGCGACCACTGCCTAA
- the RPS13 gene encoding ribosomal 40S subunit protein S13 (EggNog:ENOG503P1R2; BUSCO:EOG0926514P; COG:J): MGRMHSKGKGISASALPYVRAPPAWLKTPAEEVVVMITKLARKGITPSQIGAQLRDSQGIPQVRYVTGNKILRILKSEGLAPEIPEDLYHLIKRAVTVRKHLERNRKDVSAKFRLVLIESRIHRLTRYYKTIGAVAPTFKYESSTASTLVA; the protein is encoded by the exons ATGGGTCGCATGCACTCCAAGGGAAAGGGTATTAGCGCGTCTGCGCTGCCTTACGTTCGCGCTCCTCCGGCGTGGCTCAAGACGCCTGCTGAGGAGGTCGTCGTGATGATTACCAAACTCGCTCGTAAGGGCATCACGCCGTCGCAAATCGGTGCTCAGCTCCGTGACAGCCAAGGCATCCCTCAGGTTCGCTATGTCACTGGTAACAAGATTCTCCGTATCCTCAAGAGCGAGGGCCTTGCTCCTGAGATCCCCGAGGACCTTTACCACCTCATC aagcgcgccgtcactgtgcgcaagcacctggAGCGTAACCGCAAGGACGTTTCCGCCAAGTTCCGCCTTGTCCTCATTGAGTCGCGTATTCACCGTCTCACCCGCTACTACAAGACGATCGGTGCCGTCGCCCCCACCTTCAAGTACGAGTCTTCTACTGCCTCGACGCTTGTGGCTTAA